One window of Streptomyces sp. SUK 48 genomic DNA carries:
- a CDS encoding LacI family DNA-binding transcriptional regulator gives MPAKRSPARRPTMKDIARRAGVSESAVSFALNGRPGVSDVTRERVRRVAEQLGWRPSTAARALSGEGAATVGLVLARPADTLGVDSFFLQLVSGIQEVLAERHLGLLFQVVEGVPDECAVYRRWWAEHRVDGVLVVDPRTDDPRPGLLDELGLPAVVIGGAPDERHPGLSTVWADDAGAMASVVDGLYALGHRRIVHIAGLSGLAHTERRIRTLRAEAGRRGLTGVESITTDYSDAEGAAVTRRVLGSAAPATALIYDNDVMALAGVATATELGFSVPADVSVVAWEDSALCRMVRPWLSALSRDSVEFGRTAARELTALLDGGPAGTVRVPVPRLIERESTGPARGA, from the coding sequence ATGCCGGCCAAGCGGTCACCGGCGCGTCGGCCGACGATGAAGGACATCGCGCGCCGCGCCGGTGTCTCGGAGAGCGCGGTCTCCTTCGCGCTCAACGGCAGGCCGGGCGTCTCCGACGTCACCCGCGAGCGGGTGCGCCGGGTCGCCGAGCAACTGGGCTGGCGGCCCAGTACGGCGGCCCGCGCGCTGTCGGGCGAGGGTGCGGCCACGGTCGGCCTGGTGCTGGCCCGGCCCGCGGACACCCTCGGCGTCGACTCCTTCTTCCTCCAGCTCGTCTCCGGCATCCAGGAAGTGCTGGCGGAGCGCCACCTCGGCCTGCTGTTCCAGGTGGTGGAGGGCGTACCGGACGAATGCGCGGTCTACCGCAGATGGTGGGCCGAACACCGGGTGGACGGCGTCCTGGTGGTGGACCCGCGCACCGACGACCCGCGCCCCGGCCTGCTCGACGAACTCGGCCTGCCCGCCGTGGTGATCGGCGGCGCGCCGGACGAGCGGCACCCCGGGCTGTCCACGGTGTGGGCCGACGACGCCGGCGCGATGGCGTCGGTGGTGGACGGTCTGTACGCCCTCGGTCACCGGCGGATCGTGCACATCGCCGGACTCTCCGGCCTCGCCCACACCGAGCGGCGCATCCGTACGCTGCGGGCCGAGGCCGGGCGGCGCGGGCTGACCGGCGTCGAGTCGATCACCACCGACTATTCGGATGCGGAGGGCGCCGCCGTCACCCGTCGCGTCCTCGGCTCGGCCGCGCCTGCGACCGCCCTGATCTACGACAACGACGTCATGGCCCTCGCGGGCGTCGCCACCGCCACCGAACTCGGCTTCTCCGTGCCGGCCGACGTCTCCGTGGTGGCCTGGGAGGACTCGGCCCTGTGCCGCATGGTCAGGCCGTGGCTGTCGGCCCTGTCCCGCGACAGCGTGGAGTTCGGCCGCACGGCGGCCCGCGAGCTGACCGCGCTGCTCGACGGCGGCCCGGCCGGGACGGTCAGGGTGCCGGTGCCCCGGCTGATCGAACGGGAGAGCACAGGGCCGGCGCGCGGGGCGTGA
- a CDS encoding hemerythrin domain-containing protein — protein MTPTRDVVEMILEDHRTLEDLLRLMRSTEADRQTALHDFAHLMIAHGEAEKASVHPVLVSFEDADTVEHIENAHLEAVKVLYALLRVREIGSVEWDWRLQQLASATSRHTDEEERTLVNKVRESLSQHCREELGAGFARTEADLLTARCGSVANVHRMVRTAAPV, from the coding sequence ATGACACCGACTCGGGATGTCGTCGAGATGATCCTCGAGGATCACCGGACGCTGGAGGACCTGCTCCGCCTCATGCGCAGCACGGAGGCCGACCGCCAGACCGCGCTCCATGACTTCGCGCACCTGATGATCGCCCACGGCGAGGCGGAGAAAGCCTCGGTGCACCCCGTTCTCGTCTCCTTCGAGGACGCGGACACCGTCGAGCACATCGAGAACGCGCACCTGGAAGCCGTCAAGGTCCTCTACGCGCTGCTGCGGGTGCGGGAGATCGGCTCGGTCGAATGGGACTGGCGCCTCCAGCAGCTGGCCTCCGCCACCTCCCGCCACACCGACGAGGAGGAGCGCACGCTCGTCAACAAGGTGCGGGAAAGCCTGAGCCAACACTGCCGGGAGGAACTCGGCGCCGGTTTCGCCCGGACGGAGGCCGATCTGCTGACGGCCCGCTGCGGCAGCGTCGCCAACGTGCACCGCATGGTGCGGACCGCCGCCCCCGTGTGA
- a CDS encoding DUF2267 domain-containing protein — MEWNLDTFITQVTERAHYDRPQQGARAVRNVLEVLGAHLVGDDRTDLAALLPEGCGPLLTAAEPASEPLSPASFVRAVADHSNEDLAEARREIDAVLPTLADAADHALLRRLLTQLPPGHAGLFGCTDPG, encoded by the coding sequence ATGGAATGGAACCTGGACACCTTCATCACCCAGGTCACCGAACGCGCACACTACGACAGGCCGCAGCAGGGAGCCAGGGCCGTACGCAATGTGCTGGAGGTCCTCGGCGCCCACCTGGTGGGCGACGACCGCACGGACCTGGCCGCCCTGCTCCCCGAGGGGTGCGGGCCGCTGCTGACCGCGGCCGAGCCGGCCAGCGAACCGCTGTCACCCGCGTCGTTCGTCCGGGCCGTGGCCGACCACAGCAACGAGGACCTGGCCGAGGCCAGGCGCGAGATCGACGCCGTACTGCCCACCCTCGCCGACGCCGCGGACCACGCGCTGCTGCGCCGGCTGCTGACCCAACTCCCGCCGGGGCACGCCGGTCTGTTCGGCTGCACCGACCCCGGATGA
- a CDS encoding DUF6003 family protein, which yields MADDALLFLLPERHPRLGAALSAVGDLECAESPAVLGWLHAHGTPASSERVRIVPAGSEVLIPEEAERLPVPLGEEETLRVEHACAPASLTDMESELLSFRDTTQDWQSLVHRALTAGIPEPRIAQLTGLDPQDIVQAVGE from the coding sequence ATGGCCGACGATGCCTTGTTGTTCCTTCTCCCCGAGCGTCACCCGCGTCTGGGGGCGGCCCTGTCGGCGGTCGGCGACCTGGAGTGCGCCGAGAGTCCCGCCGTGCTGGGGTGGCTCCACGCGCATGGGACACCCGCTTCCTCCGAGCGCGTCAGGATCGTCCCGGCGGGCTCCGAGGTGCTCATCCCCGAGGAGGCGGAGCGGCTGCCGGTCCCGCTCGGCGAGGAGGAGACGCTGCGGGTCGAGCACGCGTGCGCGCCGGCCTCCCTGACGGACATGGAGTCCGAGCTGCTCAGCTTCCGGGACACCACCCAGGACTGGCAGTCACTGGTGCACCGCGCCCTGACCGCCGGCATTCCCGAGCCGCGCATCGCCCAGCTCACCGGACTGGACCCGCAGGACATCGTCCAGGCCGTCGGCGAGTGA